One genomic region from Caldisericum sp. encodes:
- a CDS encoding GntR family transcriptional regulator, with protein sequence MTKIRLDKKSAVPLYRQVSEKIKEMIKSGTLTAGSRIPSETELMDIFDVSRNTVRQAVSELISSGYLYVERGKGTFISKNIFDHPVERLSGFTEEMKSLGFDTKSRILTLAVENASKEVCNNLNVPLESPVYHLKRVRFSNKIPIAIEEAFIPYDSFKGLLDNFTEESSLYKAFYEKFGIEPFYAEELIESSLTNKDESESLGVKKNFPVFRIERRTFDVKGNIIEFVKSVYRGDFYRLRLHLRRF encoded by the coding sequence ATGACTAAGATAAGATTAGATAAAAAAAGCGCTGTACCACTTTATAGGCAAGTTTCTGAGAAAATTAAAGAAATGATAAAGAGTGGTACTCTAACAGCTGGAAGTCGCATACCATCTGAGACAGAATTGATGGATATTTTCGATGTAAGTAGAAATACAGTTCGGCAGGCAGTTTCAGAACTTATTTCAAGTGGGTATTTATATGTAGAGCGAGGAAAAGGCACTTTCATTTCAAAAAATATCTTCGATCACCCTGTTGAAAGGCTTTCAGGATTTACAGAAGAAATGAAATCACTTGGATTTGATACAAAATCAAGAATTCTAACTCTTGCTGTAGAGAATGCCTCAAAGGAAGTTTGTAATAATTTGAATGTCCCTTTAGAAAGTCCTGTATATCACTTAAAGAGAGTTAGATTCTCAAATAAAATACCTATTGCAATTGAAGAAGCTTTTATACCTTACGATTCATTTAAGGGCTTGCTCGATAATTTTACAGAAGAAAGTTCTCTATATAAGGCATTTTACGAAAAATTTGGAATAGAGCCATTTTATGCGGAAGAGTTAATTGAATCATCCCTTACAAATAAGGATGAAAGCGAATCTCTCGGTGTCAAAAAGAATTTTCCAGTTTTTCGAATAGAGAGAAGGACCTTCGATGTTAAAGGTAATATTATTGAGTTTGTAAAGTCTGTCTATAGAGGGGATTTTTACAGACTCAGATTGCACCTTCGGAGGTTTTGA
- a CDS encoding N-acetylmuramic acid 6-phosphate etherase, with product MKKDIPLDLMEIGDLTKIFMDYTEKAFVAVKNAIPDINEAIEIVIDAVKNGGRVFYVGAGTSGRIGVLDASEIEPTFSRSDIFIPVMAGGVEAIFKAKENLEDDENLGRSDLMNHNLRSSDVVVGISASGKTPYVMGALKFANETGCKTILISNSDVNYNFVNKVIILNTGDEFIIGSTRLSAGTSQKIVLNMISTITMVKLGYTYGNLMVAVKPTNKKLVERASNIVSKITGVPFEEAFKVVNEVRDARIASIMIKKKIGKEEAENLLKSHNYNFRSAYES from the coding sequence ATGAAGAAAGACATTCCACTTGATTTAATGGAAATCGGTGACCTTACAAAAATTTTTATGGATTACACTGAAAAAGCGTTTGTCGCAGTAAAAAATGCTATTCCGGATATAAATGAGGCAATTGAGATTGTAATCGATGCCGTTAAAAATGGCGGAAGAGTTTTTTATGTTGGAGCCGGGACAAGCGGAAGAATTGGAGTCCTCGATGCTTCTGAAATCGAACCTACATTTTCAAGATCTGACATTTTTATTCCAGTAATGGCAGGTGGAGTTGAGGCAATATTTAAAGCGAAAGAGAATCTTGAGGATGATGAGAATCTTGGTAGGTCAGATTTAATGAACCATAACCTCAGGAGTAGCGATGTTGTTGTTGGCATATCCGCAAGCGGAAAAACTCCTTATGTTATGGGTGCATTGAAGTTTGCAAATGAAACAGGTTGTAAAACTATTCTTATTTCAAATAGTGATGTCAACTACAACTTTGTTAATAAGGTTATAATCCTGAATACAGGTGATGAATTTATAATTGGTTCTACTAGGCTTTCTGCGGGAACTTCTCAAAAAATTGTCCTTAACATGATTTCAACGATCACTATGGTTAAACTTGGTTATACCTATGGTAATCTTATGGTTGCTGTTAAACCCACAAACAAAAAGCTTGTCGAAAGGGCATCGAATATTGTTTCGAAAATTACAGGTGTTCCTTTTGAAGAGGCATTCAAAGTGGTAAATGAGGTTAGAGATGCAAGAATAGCTTCCATTATGATTAAGAAGAAAATTGGGAAAGAGGAAGCAGAAAATCTTTTGAAATCACATAACTACAATTTCAGGAGTGCATATGAGTCTTAA
- a CDS encoding DUF1343 domain-containing protein, which yields MGIDRVDGDFRNFALFTNISAVNSNFQNSVDIIKSKYVLAGEHGLYFEFDRGETFQPYKDYFSGISIFPIYPDVPNLPYEIDGIVVDIQDVGVRPFTFVYALFELIKVSKERNYRIVILDRLNPISRSFGSASSVNDILSPYGIPFLYPFTFGELGLYFGDIIGQKVEVIPFECESEDENLDMYFSSVSLNLTTIQSVYLYPALVLLEGLVGISIGRGTGKPFRMVGTKENYSLELIKYLRSLNLNGLLMRETVFKPRFDVLKDELLFGVEFFVSNIKEFDVMKFGFYLFKFFVDKGFGFSLDEKNMPFIERLYKGLLGNIKDLEKFYIEEKESGLQFLNNVYNKYKIYARRCV from the coding sequence ATGGGAATTGACCGTGTAGATGGAGACTTTAGAAATTTTGCTCTTTTTACAAATATCAGTGCCGTGAATTCAAATTTTCAAAATAGCGTTGATATAATAAAGTCTAAATATGTGCTTGCAGGTGAGCATGGGCTTTATTTTGAATTTGATAGAGGAGAGACTTTTCAACCCTACAAGGATTATTTTAGTGGAATTAGTATTTTCCCAATATATCCAGATGTTCCAAATTTACCTTATGAGATCGATGGAATTGTTGTAGACATCCAGGATGTTGGGGTTCGACCATTTACCTTTGTCTATGCACTTTTTGAACTCATTAAAGTTTCAAAAGAAAGAAATTATAGAATTGTTATACTTGATAGATTAAATCCTATTTCAAGAAGTTTTGGCTCGGCTTCTTCAGTAAATGATATTTTGTCTCCTTATGGTATTCCATTTTTATATCCTTTCACATTTGGTGAACTTGGTTTATACTTTGGCGATATCATAGGACAAAAAGTTGAAGTTATTCCATTTGAATGTGAAAGCGAAGATGAGAACTTAGATATGTATTTTTCATCTGTGTCTCTTAACCTTACAACTATTCAATCGGTTTATCTATATCCTGCTCTCGTTCTTCTTGAAGGGCTTGTTGGTATTTCTATTGGAAGAGGCACAGGAAAACCTTTTAGAATGGTGGGGACAAAAGAAAATTATTCACTTGAACTCATCAAATATTTAAGGTCTTTGAATCTCAATGGATTACTAATGAGGGAAACAGTTTTCAAACCTCGATTTGATGTTTTGAAAGACGAACTCCTTTTTGGAGTCGAGTTTTTTGTTTCAAATATTAAAGAATTTGATGTTATGAAATTTGGCTTTTATCTATTTAAGTTCTTTGTTGATAAAGGCTTCGGATTTTCGTTAGATGAGAAAAATATGCCTTTTATCGAAAGGCTTTATAAGGGTCTTTTGGGTAACATTAAAGATTTAGAAAAATTTTACATCGAAGAAAAAGAATCTGGTTTGCAATTTCTTAATAATGTTTATAATAAATACAAAATTTACGCAAGGAGGTGCGTATGA
- a CDS encoding S-layer homology domain-containing protein, translating into MKKLVVMLLIVALLAGSFVTGFVSAGTGFSDVKEDYWAYEAITYLSSKGIVSGVGSGQFKPEDPVTREQLAKMICLAKGLKEVRPANPTFKDVPPSRWSYGFVEAAAKAGYIKGFSDGTFKPGENIKRADLAVLLVRVLGKEKDASAYKEPLVFSNDESSIPSYAVGAMSLAYNNHYQLLNYRQGRLAAPQSPATRAEVANAIYRVVKPVKVGGVINLATATEADTLFLPLSSIGASGDYWLLQFANLIGLDENETPYPLAAKEVPTIENGLVSVYEVNGVKKMKVTYHLRPGLKWADGTPVTVDDYIFTEKLLADPAIKLVSASSMWARFIEKVEAPNSSTIVYYYNTVDPQYVLGRGVLPKHILEPIYTKDPALINSCDFNTKPIGNGPFMVENWVKNSYISFVRNPYYPWGQPLVDRIVIKYIPDSNTRLANLLAGTILASSIDPQQVPVLKQSNAFNVAISFSESGLTYIGCITTNPLLSDKRVRQAIAYGINMEGYAKQYYGFDVPRATGPIMKSSWAYNPNVKKYYYDPDKAKQLLKDAGFTMGPNGILVSKDGKEFKVILGTTTATSAKQAGVFIQSELAKLGIKVDIQSFPSSTYYGRVIPQAQVDLYFAGWIEDPLFPGKLDSYKCDQVPTPENNYSGLNWPRWCNEEATKYANLAYSTLSITERKEYYGKFQEIFAEELPEIPWLERVGISAVRKEFKNYIGTKGGINRYTWNASFWFLDK; encoded by the coding sequence ATGAAGAAGTTAGTAGTGATGCTACTAATTGTAGCGTTACTCGCAGGTAGTTTTGTAACTGGTTTTGTAAGTGCAGGAACAGGGTTCTCTGATGTGAAAGAGGACTACTGGGCGTATGAGGCAATTACTTATCTTTCAAGCAAGGGTATTGTCTCTGGAGTTGGCAGCGGTCAATTCAAGCCTGAAGACCCGGTAACAAGAGAGCAACTTGCAAAGATGATCTGTCTTGCAAAGGGTCTAAAGGAAGTAAGACCTGCAAATCCAACATTCAAAGATGTTCCTCCTTCAAGATGGTCTTATGGATTTGTAGAGGCAGCAGCAAAGGCAGGTTACATTAAGGGATTTTCTGATGGAACATTTAAACCAGGAGAAAACATTAAAAGAGCAGATCTTGCTGTCCTTCTTGTAAGAGTTCTTGGGAAAGAGAAAGACGCAAGTGCTTATAAAGAACCGCTTGTGTTCTCAAATGACGAATCCTCAATTCCTTCTTATGCGGTAGGTGCAATGTCTCTTGCATACAACAACCACTATCAGCTGCTTAACTACAGACAGGGAAGGCTTGCTGCTCCACAAAGTCCTGCAACAAGGGCAGAGGTAGCAAATGCAATTTACAGAGTTGTTAAGCCTGTAAAGGTCGGAGGAGTTATTAATCTTGCAACTGCAACAGAAGCAGATACGCTTTTCCTTCCTCTCTCATCAATAGGTGCATCAGGAGATTACTGGTTATTGCAATTTGCAAATTTGATTGGTCTTGATGAAAATGAAACTCCATATCCTCTTGCAGCAAAAGAAGTCCCAACCATTGAGAATGGTCTTGTTTCTGTTTATGAAGTAAATGGCGTTAAGAAGATGAAAGTTACGTATCATTTGCGTCCTGGGTTGAAGTGGGCAGATGGCACTCCAGTAACAGTCGATGACTATATATTCACAGAGAAATTGCTTGCCGATCCTGCTATTAAACTTGTGTCTGCTTCAAGTATGTGGGCAAGATTCATTGAAAAAGTTGAAGCACCAAATAGTTCAACCATTGTTTATTATTACAATACCGTCGATCCACAGTATGTTCTTGGAAGAGGTGTTTTGCCAAAGCATATTCTCGAGCCAATTTACACTAAAGACCCAGCACTTATAAACAGTTGTGATTTCAATACCAAGCCAATTGGAAACGGTCCTTTTATGGTCGAAAATTGGGTAAAGAATTCTTACATTTCATTTGTTAGAAATCCATATTATCCATGGGGACAGCCACTTGTTGATAGAATAGTTATTAAGTATATCCCTGATTCTAATACAAGGCTTGCAAACCTTCTTGCAGGAACAATTCTTGCTTCATCAATTGATCCACAACAGGTTCCAGTTTTGAAACAGAGTAATGCATTTAATGTAGCAATATCTTTTAGCGAAAGTGGCTTAACTTATATTGGATGCATTACAACGAATCCACTTCTTTCTGATAAGAGAGTCCGTCAGGCTATTGCTTACGGTATAAATATGGAAGGATACGCAAAGCAGTATTATGGCTTTGATGTTCCAAGGGCAACGGGTCCTATTATGAAGAGCAGTTGGGCATACAATCCCAATGTTAAGAAATACTATTACGATCCTGACAAAGCAAAACAACTTCTTAAGGACGCAGGGTTTACAATGGGACCAAACGGTATACTTGTTTCAAAAGATGGAAAAGAGTTTAAGGTTATACTTGGCACAACAACAGCAACATCTGCAAAGCAAGCAGGTGTATTTATCCAATCAGAACTTGCCAAACTTGGCATAAAAGTTGATATTCAATCATTCCCTTCTTCCACATACTATGGCCGAGTTATTCCTCAGGCACAGGTTGACCTGTATTTTGCAGGTTGGATTGAAGACCCACTCTTCCCTGGAAAACTTGATTCATACAAGTGTGACCAGGTTCCTACACCTGAAAATAATTACTCTGGCTTGAATTGGCCAAGATGGTGCAATGAAGAAGCAACAAAGTATGCAAATCTTGCATACTCAACTTTGAGTATAACGGAAAGAAAAGAGTATTATGGTAAATTCCAGGAAATATTTGCAGAAGAGCTTCCCGAGATCCCATGGCTTGAAAGAGTTGGAATCAGTGCTGTTAGAAAAGAATTTAAGAACTACATCGGTACAAAAGGCGGCATAAATAGATACACATGGAATGCCTCCTTCTGGTTCCTCGATAAATAA
- a CDS encoding ABC transporter permease, with amino-acid sequence MRNYILKRILIMIPEFFLITLISFFLYSLMGDPFAELRASPYIDQNYVSQLIKSFGFDKPVYIRYFMWLSQILRGNFGISAVTGEKVIDLIKRAMPITLSINIFTFTFSLVIGVLIGYVSALKQYSFIDNFFTVISYIGLAMPSFWLSLMLMILFSVKLHILPPGGWMTPGMESAPLLARFLDRLKYIIMPFIVLGFGGLTGWVRYTRSSVLEMLRKDYVRTARAKGLPENKVLWKHVFRNSLNPIATLFFLSLPGFFSGSAIIEQIFSIPGMGSLIIGAVMNNDYMVAMASLIFYSSLLLLSLLLADIAYALLDPRIRFS; translated from the coding sequence ATGAGGAATTATATCCTTAAAAGAATACTTATAATGATACCAGAGTTTTTTCTTATAACTCTCATTTCTTTTTTTCTTTACAGTCTTATGGGCGATCCATTTGCTGAATTAAGAGCAAGCCCATACATAGACCAGAATTATGTTTCACAACTTATAAAAAGTTTTGGTTTTGATAAGCCAGTATATATAAGGTATTTTATGTGGCTTTCGCAAATTTTAAGAGGGAATTTTGGCATATCTGCAGTAACTGGTGAGAAAGTTATAGATCTTATTAAAAGAGCAATGCCAATTACGCTTTCAATAAATATCTTTACCTTCACATTTTCATTGGTTATTGGTGTATTGATTGGATATGTTTCCGCCTTAAAGCAATATTCTTTCATAGACAACTTTTTTACTGTTATTTCATATATTGGTCTTGCAATGCCATCTTTTTGGCTTTCTTTAATGCTTATGATTCTTTTTTCTGTAAAACTCCATATCCTTCCTCCTGGTGGGTGGATGACTCCTGGTATGGAAAGCGCTCCACTCCTTGCAAGGTTTCTTGATAGATTAAAGTACATTATTATGCCTTTTATAGTTCTTGGATTTGGTGGTCTTACTGGTTGGGTTAGGTATACAAGGTCTTCTGTTCTTGAGATGTTGAGAAAAGATTATGTAAGAACAGCCCGTGCGAAAGGTTTGCCTGAAAATAAAGTATTGTGGAAACATGTTTTTAGAAATTCCTTGAATCCGATTGCAACTCTTTTCTTCCTTTCATTACCAGGTTTCTTTAGCGGTTCCGCAATTATTGAACAAATCTTTTCTATCCCCGGCATGGGAAGTCTTATTATAGGTGCAGTTATGAATAATGACTATATGGTTGCGATGGCTTCTCTTATATTCTATTCGAGTTTACTTTTGCTTTCCCTTCTTCTTGCTGACATTGCCTACGCTTTGTTAGACCCAAGGATAAGGTTCTCGTGA
- a CDS encoding ABC transporter permease, producing the protein MMEEQIVVEKVSERSTTYWSEVRRRLLKNKLATVSLILLILMYAIVIIGPFLYRVDPNYINLQEVLQPPSRLHPLGTDENGRDELARLLYGGRVSLLISLSVTLLSGFIGVFIGILAAYKKGWVDIALMRLNEIMMAIPEFPILVVAAKIKIVPSSIMKLIIILVVFGWLGIARLTRGEALSVSEEQFVEAAKAIGASNMRIIIRHILPNTFHIFIVWATLRLGGVILSEAALSFFGLGVQPPTASWGNMLMNAQTYIWTAQWLVLWPGLMIFVTVLLFNFLGDGLRNAMDPKFFK; encoded by the coding sequence ATGATGGAAGAACAAATTGTTGTTGAAAAAGTTTCTGAAAGATCCACAACTTACTGGAGTGAAGTAAGAAGAAGACTTTTAAAGAACAAACTTGCAACGGTTTCTTTAATTCTTCTCATTCTTATGTATGCTATAGTAATCATTGGACCTTTTTTGTACAGAGTTGACCCTAATTATATTAATTTGCAAGAAGTATTGCAGCCTCCATCAAGACTCCATCCTCTTGGAACCGATGAAAATGGTAGGGATGAACTTGCTCGTCTTTTATACGGAGGAAGGGTTTCTCTTCTCATCTCGCTTAGTGTAACACTTCTTTCAGGTTTTATTGGTGTATTTATTGGGATTCTTGCTGCCTACAAGAAAGGTTGGGTTGATATTGCTTTAATGAGGCTAAATGAAATAATGATGGCAATCCCAGAATTTCCGATACTTGTTGTTGCAGCGAAAATAAAAATAGTTCCAAGCAGTATAATGAAGCTTATAATTATACTTGTTGTTTTTGGATGGCTTGGTATTGCAAGACTTACAAGAGGAGAGGCATTGTCTGTATCTGAAGAGCAGTTTGTAGAGGCAGCAAAAGCAATTGGCGCTTCTAATATGCGAATTATTATAAGACACATACTTCCAAATACCTTCCACATTTTTATAGTATGGGCAACGCTCAGGCTTGGTGGAGTAATCTTATCCGAAGCTGCCCTTTCTTTCTTTGGGCTTGGAGTTCAGCCTCCAACTGCAAGTTGGGGAAATATGCTTATGAATGCGCAAACATATATATGGACTGCACAGTGGCTTGTTCTTTGGCCTGGCCTTATGATTTTTGTAACTGTATTACTTTTTAACTTCCTGGGCGACGGCCTTAGAAATGCAATGGATCCTAAATTCTTCAAATGA
- a CDS encoding sugar phosphate isomerase/epimerase — protein MKIGISTIAYILHRKDFNELLKIEDLNEVEFVFEFGYEEILNGSYSVSLHAPSRYVNIASLSDSHHEYSINEIKKALSKGFETVVHEGNFTTRFDGWVETSKKRMEYAMNLLSDYRQNIVIENVPETLFKDINEFFEFFSGFDVNFCLDISHYYLKFGNFNKAIPISDKYKERIKKIHISDTIEGKDLHLPIGEGNINFKELRSFLKEFKDARFIIESVPRNFDSITESFIKDLKLFSEVING, from the coding sequence ATGAAAATTGGTATATCTACAATTGCTTATATTTTGCATAGGAAGGATTTTAACGAACTTCTGAAGATTGAAGATCTTAACGAGGTTGAGTTTGTATTTGAATTTGGCTACGAAGAAATTTTAAATGGTAGTTATTCTGTTTCTCTTCATGCTCCCTCACGATATGTTAATATTGCAAGTCTTTCAGATTCGCACCATGAATATTCAATAAACGAGATCAAAAAAGCACTTTCAAAGGGATTTGAGACAGTTGTTCACGAAGGAAATTTTACGACACGTTTTGACGGTTGGGTTGAGACTTCAAAGAAAAGAATGGAATACGCTATGAATTTGCTTTCTGATTATAGACAAAATATTGTAATAGAAAATGTCCCTGAAACACTTTTTAAAGATATAAACGAGTTTTTTGAATTCTTTTCTGGATTTGATGTTAATTTTTGTCTTGATATTTCGCACTATTATCTTAAATTTGGCAACTTCAATAAAGCAATACCTATAAGCGATAAATACAAAGAAAGAATTAAGAAAATCCACATAAGTGATACAATTGAAGGAAAAGACCTTCATCTTCCGATAGGAGAAGGGAACATAAATTTTAAAGAATTGAGATCATTTCTTAAGGAATTTAAGGATGCAAGGTTTATCATTGAAAGCGTCCCAAGAAATTTTGATTCGATTACTGAGTCGTTTATAAAAGATTTGAAACTCTTCTCGGAGGTTATTAATGGGTGA